One Edaphobacter lichenicola DNA window includes the following coding sequences:
- a CDS encoding amino acid adenylation domain-containing protein: MDLRPQASEVPGKSGFDGRALDTIVSVFERVAAAKSDQVAIVCGEVRWTYGLLNARANHLARRLQELGVRTDSFVAIYLDRSPEMIVAILGILKAGGAYLPIDFGYPKTRVLEMLEDARPVAIVTTAALASGVSGELTSLSVSVVEMEGGSSIPNSATLNSSEPDSPPCAPRGEDLAYLMYTSGSTGKPKGVMVTHRNVLRLLEQTDAWFHFGANDVWTMFHSIAFDFSVWEIWGPLLTGGRLVIVPFVVSRSPQEFYELLSRERVTVLNQTPSAFFMLIQVEQDSAVLPLSLRVVIFGGEALQYRKLAPWFQRHGDTAPRLVNMYGITETTVHVTYRPITAGEAESVQESLIGTPIPDMQLYLLDEAKKPVQEGEVGELYVGGGGVTRGYLNRPQLNAERFIDDCFRRVPGDRLYRTGDLARIRPDGEIVYLGRNDSQVKINGFRIELGEVEAALAEAPGVKQSCVVAHTDKTGTQRLAAYFVAAPGIELTARMLGEFFVSKMPAQMRPSSYTALQELPLTVNGKLDVAALPAPSVGSAGVVPAGSTQQSLSDTEERVSRVFTDVLDLRGIGLDDNFFDSGGTSLLLISAHLRLQAQFERLIPITLMFECPTVRSLAKRLSTNGSSASDKDAIQQQAQKARGAFARARATKGVAS, from the coding sequence ATGGATCTACGTCCCCAGGCTTCCGAGGTTCCGGGGAAGAGCGGATTCGACGGAAGGGCTCTCGACACGATCGTCAGTGTCTTTGAGCGGGTGGCTGCGGCAAAATCGGACCAGGTTGCGATCGTCTGCGGAGAGGTTCGTTGGACCTACGGCCTGCTGAATGCGAGGGCGAACCACCTTGCCAGGCGGTTGCAGGAGCTTGGGGTTCGAACGGACTCGTTTGTTGCGATCTATCTGGACCGCTCGCCTGAGATGATCGTGGCAATACTCGGCATCCTGAAGGCTGGCGGCGCGTATCTGCCCATCGACTTTGGGTATCCTAAGACCAGGGTTCTGGAGATGCTGGAGGACGCGAGGCCGGTGGCTATCGTAACGACCGCAGCTCTTGCTTCGGGGGTGTCGGGAGAGTTAACTAGCTTATCTGTGTCGGTTGTGGAGATGGAGGGTGGGTCTTCTATTCCGAACTCTGCGACGCTGAACTCTTCGGAGCCGGACAGTCCTCCGTGTGCACCAAGGGGAGAAGATTTAGCGTATCTGATGTACACCTCGGGATCGACGGGCAAGCCGAAGGGCGTGATGGTGACGCACAGGAATGTGCTTCGTCTTCTGGAGCAGACCGACGCGTGGTTTCACTTTGGAGCGAACGATGTCTGGACGATGTTTCACTCCATCGCGTTCGATTTTTCGGTGTGGGAGATATGGGGACCGTTGTTGACGGGCGGGAGGCTGGTGATCGTGCCGTTCGTCGTGAGCCGTTCGCCGCAAGAGTTCTACGAGCTTCTCTCGAGGGAGCGGGTGACGGTGCTCAATCAGACGCCGTCGGCATTTTTTATGTTGATCCAGGTGGAGCAGGACAGTGCGGTTTTGCCCCTGTCACTGCGTGTGGTGATCTTCGGCGGGGAGGCTCTGCAGTATCGCAAGCTGGCTCCGTGGTTCCAGCGTCATGGGGATACGGCTCCGCGGCTGGTGAATATGTATGGGATTACCGAGACGACAGTCCACGTGACGTACCGGCCGATCACTGCGGGAGAGGCGGAGTCGGTGCAGGAGAGTCTGATTGGGACGCCGATACCCGATATGCAGCTTTATCTGCTCGATGAAGCAAAGAAGCCAGTGCAAGAGGGTGAAGTGGGCGAGCTCTATGTAGGCGGAGGCGGGGTGACGCGCGGCTATCTGAATCGTCCGCAGCTGAACGCGGAACGGTTTATCGACGATTGCTTCAGGCGGGTGCCTGGTGACCGGCTCTATCGTACCGGCGATCTTGCGCGTATTCGTCCTGATGGCGAGATTGTGTATCTCGGCCGGAACGATAGCCAGGTGAAGATCAACGGGTTTCGCATCGAGCTGGGAGAGGTCGAGGCTGCGCTGGCTGAAGCGCCGGGGGTCAAGCAATCGTGCGTGGTGGCGCATACGGATAAGACGGGAACTCAACGGCTGGCGGCTTACTTTGTTGCGGCTCCGGGTATTGAACTGACCGCCAGGATGCTTGGCGAGTTTTTTGTTTCGAAGATGCCTGCGCAGATGAGGCCTTCTTCGTACACCGCCTTGCAGGAACTTCCCTTGACGGTGAACGGCAAGCTGGATGTAGCCGCATTGCCTGCTCCTTCTGTGGGGTCCGCTGGCGTCGTTCCAGCGGGTTCGACGCAACAGTCGCTGTCTGACACCGAGGAGCGGGTGTCGCGAGTGTTTACCGATGTACTCGATCTGCGAGGGATTGGGTTGGACGATAATTTTTTTGATTCGGGGGGGACGTCCCTGCTGCTGATCAGCGCTCATCTGCGGCTGCAGGCGCAGTTCGAGCGGCTGATTCCGATTACGTTGATGTTCGAGTGCCCGACGGTGCGGTCGTTAGCGAAGCGCCTCTCGACCAATGGATCTTCGGCTTCGGATAAAGACGCAATTCAGCAGCAGGCTCAGAAGGCCAGAGGTGCGTTCGCGCGGGCTCGGGCGACGAAGGGCGTGGCGTCATGA
- a CDS encoding peroxiredoxin family protein encodes MIAKKFLVLALGFLMMGSAPLTTAETPEVGQKAPEFHLSTPDGHPLSLSEFSAKGTVVLVVLRGFPGYQCPYCQKQVHDFVTNGEKFVTAGAEVILVYPGPPADLDQHAKEFLTKENPLPGNVHLVIDPDYAFTNQYGLRWDAPHETAYPSTFLIDRGSTVFFRKVSHGHGDRTTAADVLGELERDRAAHSH; translated from the coding sequence ATGATCGCGAAGAAATTCCTAGTATTGGCTTTAGGCTTCTTGATGATGGGCTCTGCGCCGTTGACAACTGCGGAGACGCCAGAGGTGGGGCAGAAGGCGCCGGAGTTCCACCTGTCGACTCCGGATGGGCACCCTTTGAGTCTGTCGGAGTTTAGCGCGAAGGGGACCGTAGTGCTGGTTGTGCTTCGGGGATTTCCCGGCTACCAGTGCCCGTACTGCCAGAAGCAGGTGCATGACTTTGTGACGAACGGTGAGAAATTTGTGACGGCAGGCGCGGAGGTGATTCTGGTCTACCCTGGGCCGCCTGCCGACCTTGATCAGCATGCGAAGGAGTTCCTGACGAAAGAGAATCCACTGCCGGGGAATGTGCACCTGGTCATCGATCCGGACTACGCTTTCACGAATCAGTATGGGCTTCGCTGGGATGCGCCGCATGAGACTGCTTATCCTTCTACTTTTTTGATCGACCGCGGGAGCACAGTCTTCTTCAGGAAGGTGAGTCATGGGCATGGTGACAGAACGACTGCGGCGGATGTTCTTGGCGAACTCGAGCGCGATAGGGCTGCGCACTCGCACTAG
- a CDS encoding 4'-phosphopantetheinyl transferase family protein codes for MSSDWKQVDILPPLETGEVQLWRIDLAGATGLHNRFAPFLAPPEQLHSNRCRPGRVQDHFSIGRACLRILLGNASGLDSRSLPISTGVHGKPKLSPINGDSIAFNVAHSEDTILIALTRTGSVGVDVEYFDRSTDIMEVAQYNFTASENQCLAAIADPRSRIKTFYRYWTRKEAVLKADGRGLIASLASFDISFESVHRHPVRIGQSTDDQGKLFFVSDLTLNIEAAAAIAFESPESPVRQLIFPLSHPW; via the coding sequence ATGTCGAGTGATTGGAAACAGGTCGATATCCTTCCGCCACTCGAGACCGGCGAAGTGCAACTCTGGCGGATCGATCTGGCCGGTGCCACGGGGCTGCACAACCGCTTCGCCCCGTTTCTCGCTCCGCCCGAACAACTCCATTCAAACCGTTGTCGGCCCGGGCGGGTGCAGGACCATTTCTCCATTGGACGAGCATGCCTGAGAATCCTTCTCGGAAACGCCTCCGGCCTGGACTCCCGCTCTCTGCCAATCTCGACCGGAGTTCATGGAAAACCTAAACTCTCTCCCATCAACGGAGACAGCATAGCCTTCAACGTAGCTCACTCCGAAGACACCATCCTCATCGCGCTTACCCGCACCGGTTCCGTCGGAGTGGATGTGGAGTACTTCGACCGCTCGACCGACATCATGGAGGTCGCCCAGTACAACTTCACGGCAAGCGAAAACCAGTGCCTGGCAGCGATCGCCGATCCCCGCTCCCGCATCAAGACCTTCTATCGCTACTGGACCCGGAAGGAAGCAGTTCTCAAAGCAGACGGCCGCGGACTCATCGCCTCCCTCGCGTCCTTCGACATATCCTTCGAGTCAGTGCACCGGCACCCCGTTCGCATCGGCCAGTCCACAGACGATCAAGGGAAGTTGTTCTTCGTCAGCGATTTGACCCTGAACATCGAAGCCGCCGCAGCAATAGCATTCGAGTCGCCTGAATCGCCCGTACGACAGCTCATCTTTCCGCTTAGCCACCCGTGGTGA
- a CDS encoding DoxX family protein, with amino-acid sequence MKKLLELYAKFATLASYFQSPFLLVVRLYWGWQLVQSGWGKLHHLDKITAFFTSLNIPFPAVNAPFVSGLEFFGGLLLIVGLGSRLIGLLLTINLLVAYWTADREALFAVFSDPGKFYNADPYTFLFAAAMVLVFGAGLFSVDALLKRRYREWIEKQ; translated from the coding sequence ATGAAAAAACTGCTTGAGCTGTATGCGAAGTTTGCGACGCTGGCCTCTTATTTTCAATCGCCATTTCTGCTGGTGGTGCGGCTCTACTGGGGTTGGCAGCTGGTCCAGAGCGGATGGGGGAAGCTGCATCATCTGGACAAGATCACCGCTTTCTTTACGAGCCTGAATATTCCGTTTCCTGCTGTGAACGCTCCGTTTGTCTCCGGGTTGGAGTTTTTCGGTGGCCTTCTGTTGATTGTGGGGCTTGGATCACGTCTGATTGGATTGCTGCTGACGATCAATTTGCTGGTGGCGTATTGGACTGCAGATCGAGAGGCGCTGTTTGCCGTATTCTCGGATCCTGGCAAGTTCTATAACGCCGATCCGTACACGTTTCTATTCGCGGCTGCGATGGTTCTGGTGTTTGGGGCGGGGCTGTTCTCTGTCGATGCGTTGTTGAAGAGGCGTTATCGAGAATGGATCGAGAAGCAATGA
- a CDS encoding anti-sigma factor family protein has translation MVLECKHVWEHISGYLDGTLDAAVLEDVQKHLEHCEICSAILDSTRNILILTADERVFELPLGFSERLHARLEAEMRGPRGTGEEIGEEGDS, from the coding sequence ATGGTTCTAGAGTGCAAGCATGTGTGGGAGCATATCTCCGGCTATCTGGATGGGACTCTGGATGCGGCGGTGCTGGAGGATGTGCAGAAGCATCTGGAGCACTGCGAGATCTGTTCGGCGATTCTGGATTCGACGCGCAATATTCTGATCCTGACCGCGGATGAGAGGGTCTTCGAGCTGCCGCTGGGCTTTAGCGAGCGGCTCCATGCGAGGCTGGAGGCGGAGATGCGGGGACCTCGCGGGACTGGGGAAGAGATTGGGGAAGAGGGCGATAGCTAA
- the bufB gene encoding MNIO family bufferin maturase, translating to MPANRFNGFSDYGVGIGLRVPHYDHIFAEKPVVDWFEIISENYMVDGGRALKVLDQILERYRVVQHGVSMYFGSVQPADREHLKRLKTLTRRTKTPWLSDHLCWGSVDGRYTHDLLPMPYTFEAVRATAARIREVQDFLEIPIAVENVSSYAEFHESQMTEWEFLNEVVEAADCGILLDVNNIYVSSQNHSFNPFDYVNSVPAERVAQIHIAGHSKFEKYILDTHDHPVLDPVWHLYARAIERVGPTATLLEWDDNIPSFDEVHSEALKATQYLTPKEVLIPSESAVQENAREVVHS from the coding sequence ATGCCTGCCAATCGCTTCAACGGATTCAGCGACTACGGCGTAGGGATCGGCCTTCGCGTCCCGCACTACGACCACATCTTCGCCGAAAAGCCCGTCGTCGACTGGTTCGAGATCATCTCCGAAAACTACATGGTCGACGGCGGCCGCGCGCTCAAGGTCCTCGATCAGATCCTCGAACGCTATCGCGTCGTCCAGCACGGCGTCTCCATGTACTTCGGCTCCGTCCAGCCAGCTGACCGCGAACATCTCAAGCGCCTCAAGACCCTCACCCGCCGCACCAAAACCCCCTGGCTCTCCGATCACCTCTGCTGGGGCAGTGTCGACGGCCGTTACACCCACGACCTCCTCCCCATGCCCTACACCTTCGAAGCGGTCAGGGCCACAGCCGCCCGCATCCGCGAGGTTCAGGACTTCCTTGAGATCCCCATCGCCGTCGAAAACGTCAGCAGCTACGCCGAGTTTCACGAGTCCCAGATGACCGAGTGGGAGTTTCTCAATGAAGTCGTCGAAGCCGCCGACTGCGGCATCCTGCTCGACGTCAACAACATCTACGTCTCGTCGCAGAACCACAGCTTCAACCCCTTCGACTACGTCAACAGCGTCCCCGCCGAACGCGTCGCGCAGATCCACATCGCCGGACACTCGAAGTTCGAAAAGTACATCCTCGACACCCACGATCATCCCGTGCTCGACCCCGTATGGCATCTCTACGCCCGGGCCATCGAGCGCGTCGGCCCCACCGCAACCCTCCTCGAGTGGGACGATAACATCCCGTCCTTCGACGAAGTTCACTCCGAAGCCCTCAAGGCGACGCAGTATCTGACGCCAAAGGAAGTTCTCATCCCTTCCGAAAGCGCTGTGCAGGAAAACGCCAGAGAGGTCGTGCACTCGTGA
- a CDS encoding sigma-70 family RNA polymerase sigma factor, with translation MTATSENRNEAQMIASILAGGNTHEFHDLIQPYERSVYSMALSMLQNEADAEDAAQEAFLKAFRNLEKFRGEAKFSTWLISITLNEARSRLRRKKTAKTESLDELQEGGHVSPALLRDWREIPSEALERQEVRLLLQDAIGDLPLIYREVFVLRDMEDLSVNQSAEALGISVAAAKVRLHRARLMLQKRLAPQLKQVMPKRRWFPWF, from the coding sequence ATGACTGCAACCTCCGAGAACAGGAATGAAGCTCAAATGATCGCCTCAATTCTTGCGGGGGGCAATACGCATGAGTTTCATGACCTGATTCAGCCGTACGAGCGCAGCGTGTACAGCATGGCTTTGTCGATGTTGCAGAACGAGGCGGATGCAGAGGACGCGGCGCAGGAGGCGTTTCTCAAGGCGTTTCGCAATCTGGAGAAGTTTCGCGGCGAGGCGAAGTTCAGCACATGGCTGATCAGCATTACTCTGAACGAGGCCCGGAGCCGGCTGCGGCGGAAGAAGACCGCTAAGACGGAGTCGCTGGATGAGTTGCAGGAAGGCGGGCATGTGTCGCCGGCGCTGCTGCGGGACTGGCGGGAGATTCCCTCCGAGGCCCTGGAGCGGCAGGAGGTACGGCTGTTGCTGCAGGATGCGATTGGCGATCTGCCGTTGATCTATCGCGAGGTTTTTGTGCTGCGTGATATGGAGGATTTGAGCGTCAACCAGTCGGCGGAGGCGCTTGGCATCAGTGTTGCGGCAGCAAAAGTGAGATTGCACCGGGCACGGCTGATGCTGCAAAAGCGGCTGGCTCCGCAGTTGAAACAGGTGATGCCGAAGCGGAGGTGGTTCCCATGGTTCTAG